One window of the Anolis sagrei isolate rAnoSag1 chromosome 5, rAnoSag1.mat, whole genome shotgun sequence genome contains the following:
- the UGT8 gene encoding 2-hydroxyacylsphingosine 1-beta-galactosyltransferase, giving the protein MKSYIPFFILLWSAFGISRAAKIIVVPPIMFESHLYIFKTLASALHEQGHQTVFLLSEGREIPPSNHYRLQRYPGIFNTTTSDEFLQSKMRSIFSGRLTALELFDILDHYSKNCDMIVGNKKLLQALKQEKFDLLLVDPNEMCGFVIAHLLGIKYAVFSTGLWYPAEVGAPAPLAYVPEFNSLLTDHMNLLERLKNTIVYLVSRFGVSFLVLPKYERIMQKYNVQPAKSMYELVHDSSLWMLCTDVALEFPRPTLPNVVYVGGILTKPASPLPEDLQKWVDGAHENGFVLVSFGAGVKYLSEDIAKTLAHALARLPQRVIWRFSGNKPRNLGNNTKLIEWLPQNDLLGHSNIKAFLSHGGLNSIFETMYHGVPVVGIPLFGDHYDTMTRVQAKGMGILLNWKTLTEDELYKALVKVINDPSYRRQAQKLSEIHKDQPGHPVNRTVYWINYILRHNGAQHLRAAVYTVSSYQYFLLDIAVVVLLGTALFCYILARIAKFICKQSKHLWSTNEHTTINGHYQNGIPNGKYRRNGHIKHEKKVK; this is encoded by the exons ATGAAGTCTtacattccatttttcattcttctGTGGAGTGCTTTTGGAATTTCAAGGGCTGCCAAAATTATTGTTGTGCCGCCAATTATGTTTGAAAGCCATCTGTATATTTTCAAGACCTTGGCCTCAGCCTTGCACGAACAAGGCCACCAGACAGTTTTTCTCCTGTCCGAGGGTAGAGAGATCCCTCCATCTAATCACTACAGACTACAGCGTTACCCAGGGATCTTTAATACTACCACATCAGATGAGTTTCTTCAGTCCAAAATGAGGAGTATCTTTTCTGGGAGGCTAACGGCCCTTGAACTGTTTGACATTCTGGATCACTATTCCAAGAACTGTGACATGATTGTGGGCAATAAGAAGCTGCTGCAGGCCCTGAAGCAAGAAAAGTTTGACCTGCTGCTAGTGGATCCTAATGAGATGTGTGGATTTGTAATTGCTCATCTTTTAGGGATTAAGTATGCTGTGTTTTCCACTGGTCTTTGGTATCCGGCAGAAGTAGGAGCTCCAGCACCTTTAGCGTATGTTCCAGAATTTAATTCACTTCTCACAGATCACATGAACTTGCTAGAGAGGCTTAAAAACACTATTGTTTATCTGGTTTCAAGATTTGGAGTCAGCTTTTTGGTTCTGCCAAAATATGAAAGGATAATGCAGAAGTACAATGTACAACCAGCAAAATCCATGTATGAATTGGTTCATGATTCCAGCCTCTGGATGCTGTGTACTGATGTAGCATTAGAGTTTCCAAGACCTACGTTACCAAATGTTGTTTATGTGGGAGGAATTCTTACCAAACCAGCCAGTCCTCTACCAGAA GATCTTCAAAAATGGGTGGATGGTGCTCATGAAAATGGCTTTGTACTTGTTTCCTTTGGAGCAGGTGTGAAATATTTGTCAGAAGATATAGCCAAAACATTGGCACATGCTCTGGCAAGGCTTCCTCAGAGAGTTATTTGGAG GTTTTCAGGAAACAAGCCTAGGAATTTAGGTAACAATACCAAACTCATAGAATGGTTACCACAAAATGACTTATTAG GTCATTCCAATATTAAGGCATTCCTTAGTCATGGTGGCCTAAACAGCATTTTTGAAACCATGTACCATGGTGTACCTGTGGTGGGAATTCCTCTTTTTGGAGACCATTATGACACTATGACACGAGTTCAGGCCAAAGGCATGGGGATATTACTAAATTGGAAGACACTTACTGAGGATGAATTATATAAGGCACTGGTGAAAGTTATTAATGATCCCAG CTATAGACGGCAGGCCCAGAAGTTGTCTGAAATTCATAAAGACCAACCAGGTCATCCTGTTAATCGAACAGTCTACTGGATTAATTACATCCTTCGTCATAATGGAGCACAGCATCTACGTGCTGCTGTTTACACAGTCTCTTCTTATCAGTATTTCTTATTGGATATTGCTGTTGTTGTACTGCTTGGTACTGCCTTATTCTGCTACATTTTGGCCAGGATAGCAAAATTTATCTGCAAGCAAAGCAAACATCTTTGGTCCACTAATGAACATACTACCATTAATGGACATTACCAAAATGGGATTCCAAACGGCAAGTATAGAAGAAACGGCCACAttaaacatgaaaaaaaagtgaaatga